In a single window of the Micromonospora inositola genome:
- a CDS encoding MDR family MFS transporter: MSAPTTTTTGAAPMSHRRTLEALSGLLLVLFVAMLSSTVVSTALPKIIGALNGSQTQYTWVVTATLLTATATTPIWGKLADLFNKKVLVQVAIVVFLLGSVIAGFAHSAGQLIAARAFQGIGVGGLQALVQVAIAAMIPPRERGRYNGYLGGVMALATVGGPLLGGLIVDTSWLGWRWCFFVGVPVAVVALILLQLTLHLPTARRENVKIDYLGATLIAAGVSVLLIWISFVDDSFAWASWQTAAMVGGAAVLLALATWVESRAAEPVVPLSIVRDHTTALAILGSLAVGMAMFGGAVFLGQYFQIGRGYSPTEAGLLTIPMMAGVLGSSIVAGRLITRSGKVKPYIVVGAIVLVAGFALLGTIDHETSLVLVGAAMFIVGTGVGMTMQNLVLAVQNTVALKDIGAASSTVAFFRSLGGTIGVSVLGAVLARQVTDRITHDLAAAGIPTSGSAGGTSTLNLTALPPAVQHIVRAAYGDATGHIFLISAAIAVVGVIAALLLKPVTLRTSLDLPDPARSAAVAADAVDGAPAFDQVAVDGGPDGAPVRR; the protein is encoded by the coding sequence ATGAGCGCACCCACCACCACGACGACCGGCGCCGCGCCGATGAGCCATCGGCGGACGCTCGAGGCGCTCAGCGGCCTGCTGCTGGTGCTCTTCGTCGCGATGCTCAGCAGCACCGTCGTCTCGACGGCACTGCCGAAGATCATCGGCGCGCTGAACGGGTCGCAGACCCAGTACACCTGGGTCGTCACGGCGACCCTGTTGACGGCGACGGCGACCACGCCGATCTGGGGCAAGCTGGCCGACCTGTTCAACAAGAAGGTCCTGGTGCAGGTCGCCATCGTCGTCTTCCTGCTGGGCTCGGTGATCGCCGGCTTCGCGCACAGCGCCGGCCAGCTCATCGCCGCCCGCGCCTTCCAGGGCATCGGGGTCGGCGGCCTGCAGGCCCTCGTCCAGGTGGCGATCGCGGCGATGATCCCGCCGCGGGAGCGTGGCCGGTACAACGGCTACCTGGGCGGCGTCATGGCCCTCGCGACGGTCGGTGGCCCGCTGCTGGGTGGGCTCATCGTCGACACGTCCTGGCTCGGCTGGCGGTGGTGCTTCTTCGTGGGCGTGCCCGTCGCCGTCGTCGCGCTGATCCTGCTGCAGCTCACCCTGCACCTGCCCACGGCCCGCCGCGAGAACGTCAAGATCGACTACCTGGGCGCGACCCTGATCGCCGCCGGCGTCAGCGTGCTGCTCATCTGGATCTCGTTCGTCGACGACTCCTTCGCCTGGGCCTCCTGGCAGACCGCGGCCATGGTGGGCGGCGCTGCCGTCCTGCTCGCCCTGGCGACCTGGGTCGAGTCGCGCGCCGCCGAACCGGTCGTCCCGCTCAGCATCGTCCGCGACCACACCACCGCCCTGGCCATCCTCGGCAGCCTCGCCGTCGGCATGGCCATGTTCGGCGGGGCCGTCTTCCTCGGCCAGTACTTCCAGATCGGCCGTGGCTACAGCCCGACCGAGGCCGGCCTGCTCACCATCCCGATGATGGCCGGCGTCCTCGGGTCCTCGATCGTCGCCGGCCGGCTGATCACCCGAAGCGGCAAGGTCAAGCCGTACATCGTGGTCGGCGCGATCGTCCTGGTCGCCGGGTTCGCCCTGCTCGGCACCATCGACCACGAGACCTCGCTGGTCCTGGTCGGCGCGGCGATGTTCATCGTCGGCACGGGCGTCGGCATGACGATGCAGAACCTCGTCCTCGCGGTGCAGAACACCGTGGCGCTCAAGGACATCGGCGCGGCCAGCTCCACCGTGGCCTTCTTCCGCTCGCTCGGTGGCACCATCGGCGTCTCGGTGCTCGGCGCCGTCCTCGCCCGCCAGGTCACCGACCGGATCACCCACGACCTCGCCGCCGCGGGGATTCCCACCTCCGGCAGCGCGGGTGGGACCAGCACGCTCAACCTCACCGCACTGCCCCCGGCCGTGCAGCACATCGTCCGTGCCGCGTACGGCGACGCCACCGGACACATCTTCCTCATCTCCGCCGCGATCGCGGTGGTCGGCGTCATCGCCGCGCTCCTGCTCAAGCCGGTCACCCTGCGCACCAGCCTCGACCTGCCCGACCCCGCCAGGTCGGCGGCCGTCGCCGCGGACGCCGTCGACGGCGCTCCCGCCTTCGACCAGGTGGCCGTCGACGGTGGGCCCGACGGGGCACCCGTCCGCCGTTGA
- a CDS encoding TraR/DksA family transcriptional regulator: MSTDLRGTRDPQWRARLRATLSTEFEAQTVRLTELTADTGDPGEAHTRAALIAATRQSLAQIGDALRRMADGGYGTCERCAAPIPAERLEAVPHARFCVPCQQKHG, from the coding sequence ATGAGTACCGACCTTCGAGGCACCCGCGACCCGCAATGGCGCGCCCGGCTGCGCGCCACCCTGAGCACCGAGTTCGAGGCGCAGACCGTGCGGCTGACCGAACTCACCGCGGACACCGGCGACCCCGGCGAGGCGCACACCCGTGCCGCGTTGATCGCCGCCACCCGACAGAGCCTGGCGCAGATCGGTGACGCGCTACGGCGCATGGCCGACGGTGGCTACGGGACCTGTGAGCGGTGTGCGGCGCCGATCCCGGCGGAACGCCTGGAGGCGGTGCCGCACGCTCGGTTCTGCGTGCCGTGCCAGCAGAAGCACGGCTGA
- a CDS encoding GH1 family beta-glucosidase — translation MDSDRTASASTGQADPIDTLPPTFRWGVATSSYQIEGAVAEDGRAPSIWDTFCRMPGAVANGDNGDVACDHYHRMPQDVALIADLGLDTYRFSVAWPRVQPGGRGPANPAGLAFYDRLVDELLGRGVDPWVTLYHWDLPQELEDAGGWPVRDTAYRFADYAELVFDALGDRVKTWTTLNEPWCSAMLGYAYGAHAPGRRDLGDAIAAAHHLLLGHGLAVQRLRSAAQGPVDLGITVNLATADPATDSPADRDAARAADGLGNRLYLDALVHGRYPEDVMADLARQGVHIPVEEGDLAVISTPFDVLGVNFYFGQLFSGVDEQGRDRDEAGLPVQRVVRRDLPRTAMDWEIVPESFTELLVRLSQDYPGVPMVITENGAAFDDRPDADGFVADDDRVAYLAEHLRAVARARLTGADVRGYFAWSLLDNFEWAYGYDKRFGIVRVDYDTQRRTPKRSALWYRDTVRRVRGDR, via the coding sequence ATGGACAGCGACCGCACCGCCTCGGCCAGCACGGGGCAGGCCGACCCGATCGACACCCTCCCGCCGACCTTTCGCTGGGGCGTGGCGACCTCGTCGTACCAGATCGAGGGCGCGGTCGCCGAGGACGGGCGCGCGCCGTCCATCTGGGACACGTTCTGCCGGATGCCCGGGGCGGTGGCCAACGGCGACAACGGCGACGTGGCCTGCGACCACTACCACCGGATGCCGCAGGACGTCGCGCTCATCGCGGACCTGGGCCTGGACACGTACCGCTTCTCGGTGGCCTGGCCGCGGGTGCAGCCCGGCGGGCGCGGGCCGGCCAACCCGGCCGGGCTGGCCTTCTACGACCGCCTCGTGGATGAGCTGCTCGGCCGCGGGGTCGACCCGTGGGTGACCCTCTACCACTGGGACCTGCCGCAGGAGCTGGAGGACGCCGGCGGCTGGCCGGTCCGGGACACCGCGTACCGTTTCGCCGACTACGCCGAGCTGGTCTTCGACGCCCTCGGCGACCGGGTGAAGACCTGGACCACCCTGAACGAGCCGTGGTGCTCGGCGATGCTCGGCTACGCCTACGGCGCGCACGCTCCGGGCCGCCGCGACCTGGGCGACGCCATCGCCGCCGCGCACCACCTGCTGCTCGGCCACGGCCTGGCCGTCCAGCGGCTGCGCTCGGCCGCGCAGGGGCCGGTGGACCTGGGCATTACCGTCAACCTGGCCACCGCCGACCCGGCCACCGACAGCCCGGCGGACCGGGACGCCGCCCGGGCGGCCGACGGGCTGGGCAACCGTCTCTACCTGGACGCGCTGGTCCACGGCCGCTACCCGGAGGACGTGATGGCCGACCTGGCACGCCAGGGGGTGCACATCCCGGTCGAGGAGGGGGACCTGGCGGTCATCTCCACCCCGTTCGACGTGCTGGGCGTGAACTTCTACTTCGGGCAGCTCTTCTCCGGGGTGGACGAGCAGGGGCGGGATCGGGACGAGGCCGGCCTGCCGGTGCAGCGGGTGGTCCGGCGGGACCTGCCCCGCACCGCGATGGACTGGGAGATCGTCCCGGAGTCCTTCACCGAGCTGCTGGTCCGGCTCAGCCAGGACTACCCGGGCGTGCCGATGGTGATCACCGAGAACGGTGCGGCGTTCGACGACCGGCCCGACGCCGACGGGTTCGTCGCCGACGACGACCGGGTGGCGTACCTGGCCGAGCACCTGCGGGCGGTGGCCCGGGCCCGGCTGACCGGGGCGGACGTGCGCGGCTACTTCGCCTGGTCGCTACTGGACAACTTCGAGTGGGCGTACGGGTACGACAAGCGGTTCGGGATCGTGCGGGTCGACTACGACACCCAGCGGCGCACCCCGAAGCGCAGCGCGCTCTGGTACCGCGACACCGTCCGGCGGGTGCGCGGGGACCGGTGA
- a CDS encoding phosphatase PAP2 family protein: METGEAAPAATPARRTAPVRRALRELALVGALFLAYKLGRLAVAGRVSTAVANGEAVWHLERLIHLPGEAAVQHPLLAHDLLVHLANSYYAYVHFPATAVCLVWLYLRHPVHYQWTRRMLATLTAGALALHFLVPLAPPRLTALTGLLDTGRRYGPAVYGPPDTDALSNQYAAMPSLHVGWALAVAIALIAVTGGRLWWLWLAHPLITLLVVVGTGNHYWLDGVVAAAMLILVLLVLPRPVTAARRVDVPGPRPAGWPDPEPPGQQVAHRPVPTVDAGGVR, translated from the coding sequence GTGGAGACAGGGGAGGCCGCTCCGGCGGCGACGCCCGCCCGACGCACCGCTCCGGTGCGCCGGGCGCTGCGCGAGCTGGCGCTCGTCGGCGCGCTCTTCCTCGCGTACAAGCTGGGTCGCCTCGCCGTGGCCGGCCGGGTCTCCACCGCGGTGGCGAACGGGGAGGCCGTCTGGCACCTGGAGCGGCTGATCCACCTGCCCGGTGAGGCCGCCGTCCAGCACCCCCTGCTCGCCCACGACCTGCTGGTGCACCTGGCCAACAGCTACTACGCGTACGTGCACTTCCCGGCCACCGCCGTGTGCCTGGTGTGGCTGTATCTGCGACACCCGGTCCACTACCAGTGGACCCGCCGGATGCTCGCCACGCTCACCGCCGGGGCACTGGCGCTCCACTTTCTCGTCCCGCTGGCGCCGCCCCGGTTGACCGCCCTGACCGGTCTGCTGGACACCGGCAGACGCTACGGACCCGCCGTCTACGGCCCGCCCGACACCGATGCGTTGAGCAACCAGTACGCCGCGATGCCGTCCCTGCACGTCGGTTGGGCACTCGCCGTCGCCATCGCGCTCATCGCGGTGACCGGTGGACGCCTGTGGTGGCTGTGGCTGGCGCATCCCCTCATCACGCTGCTGGTGGTCGTGGGCACCGGAAACCACTACTGGCTCGACGGGGTCGTCGCGGCGGCGATGCTCATCCTGGTCCTCCTGGTGCTGCCCCGGCCCGTCACCGCCGCTCGACGGGTCGACGTACCGGGCCCGCGCCCGGCCGGTTGGCCGGATCCCGAGCCGCCGGGTCAGCAGGTGGCCCACCGGCCGGTACCGACCGTCGACGCCGGCGGCGTGCGATGA
- a CDS encoding ABC transporter ATP-binding protein gives MSEPVLEIRGLRVDYGLGDAAVHAVRDVDLTLHRGEVLGLAGESGSGKSTLAYGLTRLLPPPGVVSGGEVIYHPVGGPPVDVLTLSPAQLRQFRWAETSIVFQGAMNSLNPVHKVSTQLLDVIKAHDPRSTAAGRLARARDLLRLVGIAADRLDSYPHQLSGGMRQRVMIAMALALEPQVVIMDEPTTALDVVMQRQILGQLAELRERLGFAVLFITHDLSLLVEFSDRIAIMYGGRIVEEAPAAELYRRALHPYTDGLLHSFPALRGPRRELTGIPGSPPDLRAMPTGCAFHPRCPRAFTPCDADLPPLGPPGDDDPGRAVACWLHPTAAALPR, from the coding sequence ATGAGCGAGCCGGTGCTGGAGATCCGCGGGCTCCGCGTCGACTACGGACTCGGCGACGCCGCGGTGCACGCCGTCCGCGACGTCGACCTGACCCTGCACCGCGGCGAGGTGCTGGGGCTGGCCGGGGAGAGCGGCAGCGGCAAGTCCACCCTGGCGTACGGACTGACCCGGCTGCTCCCCCCGCCCGGCGTGGTCAGCGGCGGCGAGGTGATCTACCACCCGGTCGGCGGCCCGCCGGTGGACGTGCTGACCCTCAGCCCGGCGCAGCTGCGGCAGTTCCGCTGGGCGGAGACCTCGATCGTGTTCCAGGGCGCGATGAACTCGCTCAACCCGGTGCACAAGGTCTCCACCCAGCTGCTCGACGTGATCAAGGCGCACGACCCGCGGAGCACCGCCGCCGGCCGGCTGGCCCGGGCCCGGGACCTGCTGCGGCTGGTCGGCATCGCCGCCGACCGGCTGGACAGCTACCCGCACCAACTCTCCGGCGGGATGCGGCAGCGGGTGATGATCGCCATGGCGCTGGCGCTGGAACCGCAGGTCGTCATCATGGACGAACCCACCACCGCCCTGGACGTGGTGATGCAGCGGCAGATCCTCGGCCAGCTCGCCGAACTGCGCGAGCGGCTCGGCTTCGCGGTGCTGTTCATCACCCACGACCTGTCGCTGCTGGTCGAGTTCTCCGACCGGATCGCCATCATGTACGGCGGCCGGATCGTCGAGGAGGCGCCCGCCGCCGAGCTGTACCGGCGGGCACTGCACCCGTACACCGACGGGCTGCTGCACTCCTTCCCGGCGCTGCGCGGCCCGCGCCGCGAGCTGACCGGCATCCCGGGCTCTCCACCGGACCTGCGGGCCATGCCGACCGGGTGCGCGTTCCACCCGCGCTGCCCCCGGGCCTTCACCCCCTGCGACGCCGACCTGCCGCCGCTCGGGCCGCCCGGTGATGACGACCCGGGGCGGGCCGTCGCCTGCTGGCTGCACCCCACGGCCGCGGCGCTGCCCCGGTGA
- a CDS encoding quinone oxidoreductase family protein — MAAGDVPERMQAAAFDEFGGPEVITARILPVPQIADDEILLKVWSAGVGVWDALTREGTLVPEGAAFPMVPGAEAAGTVAAVGRRVTNVAVGDLVYVYGYTRPKGGFYAEYAATKAQYVAKLPAGVPAEHAGAMPTDALTALSGLDVLGLSAGAWVLIFGASGGQGHLAVQLAKRQGLNVIAVASGAEGVALVTRLGADLSLDGHGDLTEALARIRDVAPDGVDGVLAMAGGATLDRLAEALRDGGMLAYPHGVQQAPRERPGVTVQAYDGETGPERLQRLNELIEAGPFQVHVAETFPLGRAADAHRRLQTSFPGRLLLTVR; from the coding sequence ATGGCAGCGGGGGATGTGCCCGAGCGGATGCAGGCGGCGGCCTTCGACGAGTTCGGGGGCCCGGAGGTGATCACCGCGCGTATCCTGCCGGTACCGCAGATCGCCGACGACGAGATCCTGCTCAAGGTGTGGAGCGCCGGCGTGGGGGTGTGGGACGCCCTCACGCGGGAGGGCACGCTGGTGCCCGAGGGCGCCGCGTTCCCGATGGTGCCCGGCGCCGAGGCTGCGGGGACGGTCGCCGCGGTGGGACGGCGGGTGACCAACGTCGCGGTGGGCGACCTGGTCTACGTGTACGGCTACACCCGGCCGAAGGGTGGCTTCTACGCCGAGTACGCGGCGACGAAGGCGCAGTACGTCGCGAAGCTGCCGGCGGGTGTGCCGGCGGAGCACGCCGGGGCCATGCCCACCGACGCACTGACCGCGCTGTCCGGACTGGACGTCCTGGGCCTCTCGGCCGGCGCATGGGTGCTGATCTTCGGCGCGAGCGGCGGCCAGGGGCATCTGGCCGTGCAGTTGGCCAAGCGGCAGGGACTCAACGTCATCGCCGTGGCGTCCGGGGCGGAGGGCGTGGCGCTGGTGACCCGGCTCGGCGCAGACCTGTCCCTTGACGGCCACGGCGACCTCACTGAGGCGCTCGCCCGCATCCGCGACGTGGCACCGGACGGCGTCGACGGCGTCCTGGCGATGGCGGGTGGCGCAACCCTGGACCGACTCGCCGAAGCGCTCCGTGACGGTGGCATGCTCGCCTACCCCCACGGGGTGCAACAGGCGCCGCGCGAACGACCCGGCGTGACGGTTCAGGCGTACGACGGCGAGACGGGGCCCGAACGGTTGCAGCGCCTCAACGAGCTCATCGAGGCGGGACCGTTCCAGGTGCACGTCGCCGAGACGTTCCCGCTGGGGCGGGCGGCGGATGCGCACCGACGCCTGCAGACCTCCTTCCCCGGCAGGTTGCTGCTCACGGTCCGGTAG
- a CDS encoding VOC family protein — protein sequence MAEVSTDLTERLTPRQFHEADGVGDWRVLGEGASAYFRTGSFAAGARLVQAIGELAGLDDHHPDVDVRHAGVTVRLITLIPGFYGLTEGDVELARRISAVARDLGLPADPSGLQNVQVSIDALVGPEVLPFWRAVLGYVDRGDGDQDLIDPRGRGPLLWFQQMDAPRPQRNRMHLDVWVPYDRAEARVAAAVAAGGRLLTDEYAPTYWVLADAEGNEACVGTAGWTGPEPGAR from the coding sequence ATGGCTGAGGTGTCGACGGACCTGACCGAGCGGCTCACCCCGCGGCAGTTCCACGAGGCCGACGGGGTCGGGGACTGGCGGGTGCTGGGCGAGGGAGCGTCCGCGTACTTCCGCACCGGGTCGTTTGCGGCCGGCGCCCGGCTGGTCCAGGCGATCGGCGAGCTGGCCGGCTTGGACGACCACCACCCGGACGTCGACGTGCGGCACGCGGGCGTGACCGTACGGCTGATCACGCTCATCCCCGGCTTCTACGGGCTGACCGAGGGCGACGTGGAGCTGGCCCGGCGGATCTCGGCGGTGGCGCGCGACCTGGGCCTGCCGGCCGACCCGTCCGGCCTGCAGAACGTCCAGGTCAGCATCGACGCGCTGGTCGGTCCCGAGGTGCTGCCGTTCTGGCGGGCCGTGCTCGGCTACGTCGACCGCGGCGACGGCGACCAGGACCTGATCGATCCGCGTGGGCGCGGGCCGCTGCTCTGGTTCCAGCAGATGGACGCGCCGCGCCCGCAGCGCAACCGGATGCACCTCGACGTCTGGGTGCCGTACGACCGGGCCGAGGCGCGGGTGGCGGCGGCGGTCGCGGCCGGCGGCCGCCTGCTGACCGACGAGTACGCGCCGACGTACTGGGTGCTGGCCGACGCCGAGGGCAACGAGGCCTGCGTCGGCACGGCCGGCTGGACGGGGCCGGAGCCGGGCGCTCGGTGA
- a CDS encoding RICIN domain-containing protein, with translation MAARNSSRAATEPSRRPGALPRRRHRRPRPTGGPGRRGERRRLAHHHLRRRRPDRHPGPATAEPAQLRRQQRSGHGTKVQLWTCNGTAAQQWTWTAGRDLVNPQANKCLDVTGNTSADGTKVQIWSCTGAANQKWNLPA, from the coding sequence GTGGCCGCCCGGAACAGCTCCCGGGCGGCCACCGAGCCGTCGCGCCGCCCTGGCGCTCTGCCTCGTCGCCGGCACCGTCGCCCTCGCCCCACCGGCGGCCCAGGCCGCCGGGGAGAGCGTCGACGTCTGGCTCACCACCACCTCCGACGCCGGCGGCCGGACCGTCACCCGGGGCCTGCAACGGCAGAACCCGCTCAGCTTCGCCGCCAGCAGCGGAGCGGCCACGGCACCAAGGTGCAGCTGTGGACCTGCAACGGCACCGCCGCGCAGCAGTGGACGTGGACCGCCGGACGGGACCTGGTCAACCCGCAGGCGAACAAGTGCCTCGACGTCACCGGCAACACCTCCGCCGACGGCACGAAGGTGCAGATCTGGTCCTGCACGGGCGCCGCCAACCAGAAGTGGAACCTGCCCGCATGA
- a CDS encoding ROK family protein: protein MDARRTTVRDMRRANRSVLLTRIWLDGPLSRHELGQSTALSLASVSNLVGEMIGEGIVEEAGSVESDGGRPRVLLRVAPGYGYLVGADVGETRVQVELFDLAMTALAKAEYPIAAAEPDPHAVATHLLHGLAAVVEQAGVDPAAVLGFGVAVSGTVERTADAVVHAQTLGWDGVPLGAMLRAGTDIPVHIDNGAKTLGQAEMWFGAGRGARHAVIALVGSGIGASVVADGVGYRGAHSSAGEWGHTTIVYGGRRCRCGNLGCLEAYVGAEGVLDRFRQANRGRPAAGGDEESAFGELLRSSSRTAAKVLDETVGYLGAGVATLVNLFNPERVVLGGWAGLALGERYLPQIRQATARHALRQPYAQTSIELCQLGPDAVAMGAATLPMARLLREGGVPRDPVARVTTTPPRPTRRPRSRAR from the coding sequence ATGGACGCCAGACGCACCACCGTGCGCGACATGCGCCGCGCCAACCGCTCGGTGCTGCTCACCCGGATCTGGCTCGACGGCCCGCTCAGCCGCCACGAGCTGGGGCAGAGCACCGCGCTGAGCCTGGCCAGCGTGAGCAACCTGGTCGGCGAGATGATCGGCGAAGGTATCGTCGAGGAGGCCGGCTCGGTCGAGTCCGACGGGGGCCGCCCCCGGGTGCTCCTGCGCGTCGCCCCCGGCTACGGCTACCTGGTCGGCGCCGACGTGGGCGAGACCCGGGTCCAGGTCGAGCTCTTCGACCTGGCGATGACCGCGCTGGCCAAGGCCGAGTACCCGATCGCCGCCGCCGAGCCGGATCCGCACGCCGTGGCCACCCATCTGCTGCACGGGCTGGCCGCGGTCGTCGAGCAGGCCGGCGTCGACCCCGCCGCGGTGCTCGGCTTCGGCGTGGCGGTCTCCGGAACGGTGGAGCGGACCGCCGACGCGGTGGTGCACGCGCAGACCCTCGGCTGGGACGGGGTGCCGCTCGGGGCGATGCTGCGCGCCGGCACCGACATCCCGGTGCACATCGACAACGGCGCGAAGACCCTCGGCCAGGCCGAGATGTGGTTCGGCGCCGGCCGCGGCGCCCGGCACGCCGTCATCGCCCTGGTCGGCTCCGGGATCGGGGCCAGCGTGGTGGCAGACGGGGTGGGCTACCGGGGTGCGCACAGCAGCGCCGGCGAGTGGGGCCACACCACGATCGTGTACGGCGGTCGCCGCTGCCGCTGCGGCAACCTCGGCTGCCTGGAGGCGTACGTCGGGGCGGAGGGGGTCCTCGACCGGTTCCGGCAGGCCAACCGGGGTCGCCCCGCGGCCGGCGGCGACGAGGAGAGCGCGTTCGGCGAGCTGCTGCGCTCCTCCAGCCGAACGGCCGCGAAGGTGCTCGACGAGACGGTCGGCTACCTCGGCGCGGGCGTGGCGACGCTGGTCAACCTCTTCAACCCGGAGCGGGTGGTGCTCGGTGGCTGGGCCGGCCTGGCGCTGGGGGAGCGGTACCTGCCGCAGATCCGCCAGGCGACCGCGCGGCACGCGCTGCGCCAGCCGTACGCACAGACCTCGATCGAGCTGTGCCAGCTCGGACCGGACGCGGTCGCGATGGGCGCGGCCACCCTGCCGATGGCCCGGCTGCTGCGCGAGGGCGGCGTGCCCCGCGACCCGGTCGCCCGGGTGACCACGACGCCACCGCGCCCGACCCGCCGCCCCCGCTCGCGCGCCCGCTGA
- a CDS encoding ABC transporter permease has protein sequence MTISPSSIEQVIPGQGAMAQPSAAPGRAKRRRFRFVANAKAATGLVILAFYCLFAVIGPWVAPYNPDARSGDVLQPPSTAHWFGTTHLGQDIFSQILVGARSVMVVGLIAGVLATILSILIGVTAGYIGGAADEGLSALSNVFLVIPALPLIIIVTSMIERASDTLVALIIGFTSWAWGARVLRAQTLSLRRRDYVEAARATGERTWRIILFEILPNLTAIIASGFVGTVIFAVMSEITLAFIGISSISSWNWGTILFWAQGQQALAQGAWWWFVPAGLAIALLGTALALINFGIDEFVSPRLRSAGKTRIRTADGRTVRMRVGFTPVLAPARPVPAPRKEVAP, from the coding sequence TGGCCAACGCCAAGGCCGCGACCGGCCTGGTCATCCTGGCCTTCTACTGCCTCTTCGCGGTCATCGGGCCGTGGGTGGCGCCGTACAACCCGGACGCACGCAGCGGCGACGTCCTCCAGCCGCCGTCGACCGCGCACTGGTTCGGCACCACCCATCTCGGTCAGGACATCTTCAGCCAGATCCTGGTCGGCGCGCGCAGCGTCATGGTCGTGGGCCTGATCGCCGGCGTGCTGGCGACGATCCTGTCCATCCTCATCGGCGTGACAGCCGGCTACATCGGCGGGGCGGCCGACGAGGGCCTGTCGGCCCTGTCCAACGTGTTCCTGGTCATTCCCGCACTGCCGCTGATCATCATCGTGACGTCGATGATCGAGCGGGCCAGCGACACGCTGGTCGCGCTCATCATCGGGTTCACCTCGTGGGCGTGGGGCGCCCGCGTGCTGCGCGCACAGACGTTGTCGCTGCGGCGCCGCGACTACGTGGAGGCGGCGCGGGCCACCGGCGAGCGGACCTGGCGCATCATCCTGTTCGAGATCCTGCCCAACCTCACCGCGATCATCGCGTCCGGCTTCGTCGGCACCGTCATCTTCGCGGTCATGTCGGAGATCACCCTGGCCTTCATCGGCATCTCGTCGATCTCGTCCTGGAACTGGGGCACCATCCTGTTCTGGGCCCAGGGCCAGCAGGCCCTGGCCCAGGGCGCCTGGTGGTGGTTCGTCCCGGCCGGGCTGGCCATCGCGCTGCTCGGCACCGCCCTCGCCCTGATCAACTTCGGCATCGACGAGTTCGTCAGCCCCCGACTGCGCAGCGCCGGCAAGACCCGGATCCGCACCGCCGACGGCCGCACCGTGCGGATGCGGGTCGGCTTCACCCCCGTGCTGGCGCCGGCCCGTCCGGTGCCAGCCCCCCGAAAGGAGGTCGCGCCATGA
- a CDS encoding low temperature requirement protein A encodes MRRGQPTDLLELFFDLALIASLTLTSQKMANEDTWTGLAQALLALSTLWAVWVTTTSFTDLYSPQERPVQLVILGIMFGGMLMSAALPTAFSSHGLAFGATWAAINWGRGLVLLASLRGRRERERPLRVLAWNTVSGTLWIVGGLVPDPGTRLAVWLAALAVDYLAFGLRFPIPGRPRLLQYDVVPEHLAERYQQIYVLTLGELILVTVLTLSDMPFNIGRLSAFAVAFVAAVLLWWSYTRGAGARLRSAIERSPHRSRLVQTNPYAHWLMVVGVVGLAAGFERIIEHPAERPEATLTALTLGGVALFLIGRATLDHEVLGRIPLSHVIGVLAAVALVPAAPHLPNLVLSVVAALVVLGVAAVEFVRWQRGGAVPAPP; translated from the coding sequence ATGAGGCGTGGACAGCCGACGGATCTGCTGGAGCTGTTCTTCGATCTTGCGCTCATCGCCAGTCTGACCCTGACGTCGCAGAAGATGGCGAACGAGGACACCTGGACGGGACTGGCTCAGGCGCTGCTCGCGCTCTCGACGCTGTGGGCGGTCTGGGTCACCACCACGTCGTTCACGGACCTCTACAGCCCGCAGGAGCGACCCGTCCAGCTCGTGATCCTGGGGATCATGTTCGGCGGCATGCTGATGTCCGCCGCCCTGCCGACCGCGTTCAGCAGCCATGGCCTGGCCTTCGGCGCCACCTGGGCCGCAATCAACTGGGGTCGGGGCCTGGTGCTCCTCGCGTCGCTGCGCGGCCGGAGGGAGCGGGAGCGGCCGCTCCGCGTCCTGGCGTGGAACACCGTTTCCGGCACCCTCTGGATCGTCGGCGGCCTGGTCCCCGATCCCGGCACGCGTCTCGCGGTGTGGCTGGCCGCGCTCGCCGTGGACTACCTCGCCTTCGGCCTCCGGTTCCCGATACCCGGCCGGCCGCGACTGCTGCAGTACGACGTGGTGCCGGAGCACCTGGCCGAGCGCTACCAGCAGATCTATGTCCTCACCCTGGGTGAACTCATTCTCGTCACGGTCCTCACCCTGAGCGACATGCCGTTCAACATCGGCCGGCTCAGCGCGTTCGCCGTCGCGTTCGTCGCGGCCGTTCTACTGTGGTGGAGCTACACGCGCGGGGCCGGGGCGAGACTGAGGAGCGCGATCGAGAGGTCCCCGCATCGGTCCCGACTGGTCCAGACCAACCCGTACGCCCACTGGCTCATGGTGGTCGGCGTGGTCGGCCTCGCCGCGGGCTTCGAACGGATCATCGAGCATCCCGCGGAACGCCCGGAGGCAACCCTGACCGCGCTCACCCTGGGTGGCGTCGCGCTGTTCCTGATCGGCCGGGCCACCCTGGACCACGAGGTCCTCGGACGCATCCCGCTCTCGCACGTCATCGGTGTCCTCGCCGCCGTCGCCCTGGTGCCGGCTGCCCCGCACCTGCCGAACCTGGTCCTGAGCGTCGTCGCCGCGCTCGTCGTGCTGGGCGTCGCGGCCGTGGAGTTCGTCAGATGGCAGCGCGGGGGCGCCGTGCCGGCGCCCCCGTGA